The following are encoded together in the Coregonus clupeaformis isolate EN_2021a chromosome 24, ASM2061545v1, whole genome shotgun sequence genome:
- the LOC121537872 gene encoding translocon-associated protein subunit delta — translation MMTRIAAFLALVCLCTGESCSDPVITPSAYTTSDAVISSESVFIVELSLACANGAQSVALYADVNGRQFPVTRGQDVGKYQVSWSMPHKQASSGTYQVKFFDEESYSSLRKAQRNNEDVESIQPLFSVNVDHRGAWNGPWVPTEVMAALIGILVYYLAFSAKSTIQA, via the exons ATGATGACCAGAATAGCAGCGTTTCTTGCTCTTGTATGCCTGTGCACGG GGGAGAGCTGTTCAGACCCTGTGATTACCCCGTCTGCCTACACCACTTCTGATGCCGTCATCTCCTCTGAGTCTGTCTTCATCGTAGAGCTCAGCCTGGCCTGTGCCAATGGAGCCCAG AGTGTGGCTCTGTATGCTGATGTCAATGGAAGGCAGTTCCCTGTGACTAGAGGCCAGGATGTTGGCAAGTACCAG GTGTCCTGGAGCATGCCCCATAAACAGGCCAGCTCTGGTACGTACCAGGTCAAGTTCTTTGATGAAGAGTCCTACAGCTCTCTACGCAAG GCCCAGAGGAACAACGAGGATGTAGAATCCATCCAGCCTCTCTTCTCTGTCAATGTAGATCACAGG GGAGCGTGGAACGGCCCGTGGGTGCCTACTGAGGTTATGGCTGCTCTCATCGGCATCCTGGTGTACTACCTGGCCTTCAGCGCTAAGAGCACCATCCAGGCATAA